The genomic region CCTCCAGATTGCGCTTGATTGCGGCTTCCAGCGGGTCGGGTCGACCCTGTTGCGCCGCCCGCACCGCCTCGGCCGCCTTGGCCGGCAGGGGCGCCACCTCTTTGTGGTCGGCATGGGCAGCGCAGGCCACGCCCAGCAGAACCAGGGTGGCGAGCAGACGATTCAGGGTCGAACAGGACATGGGGACTCCTCGGCGATCGCTCTGTTATCTCGCTCTGCGCCGCAGCGGGACGCCACTGCGCGCGACATGCCGGCGCATGGCGCTGAAGAGCCCGGCGCCCAGCAGCACGAGCGCCCAGGGCGGCAGCGGCACGTCACCGTTCGTCATGCTGGCTGGCACCACATCGATGCGGCCAATGACCAGACTCCGGGCGTCGGTGGCGTCAGTGACTTCGTAGTCGAAGGCGTAGCTGCCGGGCGCCGTCGGCGCGCCGGAAATCACGCCATTGGCCGCCATGGTCAAACCCGGCGGCAGGTTGCCGTTGACGCGGGCAAAGACGAAGGGCCCGCTGCCGCCGACGGCAGTGACGCTGTAGCTGAAGGCTTCGTTGAGATTGGCCAGCACGCGGAACGAGGTGGTGGTCACTCCAGGCACGGCGTTGGCATTCGGATCGAGCCAGGCTTGCGCATCGGCAACCATGATCTGCGTGCCAAGCTGCTGCTCGATGGTGTCGGTAACACCATCCTGATCACTGTCGGTGAGCTGGGCGCCGGTGGCGGCGGGCAGCGCGGCGAGGACGCGGGCAGTGACGAGTGGATCACCACGCCAACTGCCATCGCCACTCTGCTGGGCATCGAGCCAGGCGCGCGCGTTGCCGAGTGCAGTGGCGGCGACCGCATCGCCTTCGGCCGCAAACGGCGCCAGCGCTCGAATCGCCATGGCGGTCGCCAGCGGGGTCGAGGCCTCCAGCGCACCACTTTGCGGATTGCGTTCGGCAAAACCGCCGTCGCCGTTGGCTTGGGCGATGAGCCAGCTTCTGGCGCTGGTCATGGCGCCATCAACGGCGCTTGGGGAGCTCTTGCCACAGACGCTGCCGGACA from Pseudomonadales bacterium harbors:
- a CDS encoding putative Ig domain-containing protein produces the protein MTRPHRLLCSLLLLLVTVPGHATLDDARAKGIKWLLQNQRGDGSFAGMRGLNMQSTSAAVEAMQTAGLARSPHYGRALTWLANASGDSLDSRAWQVAALTAAGRDAVAIATRIRDERSNGVASAGSITGSVVAWGAYPGYGASTIDTALGYGALRGAGVGYAGDTTDLTITALCIILPAQLASSPWSGAWPQALPQNGQPAHAAAGSLTATTVMLHELKKQRQASRFLSGSVCGKSSPSAVDGAMTSARSWLIAQANGDGGFAERNPQSGALEASTPLATAMAIRALAPFAAEGDAVAATALGNARAWLDAQQSGDGSWRGDPLVTARVLAALPAATGAQLTDSDQDGVTDTIEQQLGTQIMVADAQAWLDPNANAVPGVTTTSFRVLANLNEAFSYSVTAVGGSGPFVFARVNGNLPPGLTMAANGVISGAPTAPGSYAFDYEVTDATDARSLVIGRIDVVPASMTNGDVPLPPWALVLLGAGLFSAMRRHVARSGVPLRRRAR